DNA from Salvelinus alpinus chromosome 17, SLU_Salpinus.1, whole genome shotgun sequence:
TCTTCTATTTTTCTCTGATTACCTCCcagggattattactaaacctagTAAAGGAGTGATGGTATTCAGGGTTCAATGCTACTGATATCAGCCCCAGGCTTAAGCTCAGGCTGGGGCTGAGACTGACTGATTGTCATTACTATGTAAATACTTGACATACTGTAATGCTACACTGCTGGGCTCAAAATAGATCCATCCACTTAAAGACTTTGAGGGGTAGGCAGCACTTCCCCAATGGAACAATTAGGCTGAGGTGGCTAGGACTCCCTGTCTTGATATAGTATATCAACACCGGTCTGCTCTTAAGTCAACAATCCCTCTTCTTCCCTGCTTCTTATACAGTAGTCTCAGCCCAGTCTCAGACAGGCTGGTTATCTTAATAAAAGAGCAGAAATAGGGCTGGAGAGTCTATGTTATTGAGGGCTGGAGAGTATGTTATGGAGGGCTGTAGAGTCTGTTCTATGGAGGGCTGTAGAGTCTGTTCTATGGAGGGCTGGAGAGTCTGTTCTATGGAGGGCTGGAGATCTATGGAGGGCTGGAGAGTCTGTTCTATGGAGGGATGTAGAGTCTGTGCTATGGAGGGCTGGAGTCTGTTCTATGGAGGGCTGGAAAGTCTGTTCTATGGAGGGCTGTAGAGTCTGTTCTATGGAGGGCTGGAGTCTGTTCTATGGAGGGATGTAGAGTCTGTGCTATGGAGGGCTGGAGAGTCTGTTCTATGGAGGGCTGGAGTCTGTTCTATGGAGGGCTGGAAAGTCTGTTCTATGGAGGGCTGGAGTCTGTTCTATGGAGGGATGTAGAGTCTGTGCTATGGAGGGCTGGAGAGTCTGTTCTATGGAGGGCTGGAGTCTGTTCTATGGAGGGCTGTAGAGTCTGTTCTATGGAGGGCTGGAGTCTGTTCTATGGAGGGCTGGAGAGTCTGTGCTATGGAGGGCTGGAGAGTCTGTTCTATGGAGGGCTGGAGTCTGTTCTATGGAGGGCTGGAGTCTGTTCTATGGAGGGCTGGAGTCTGTTCTATTGAGGGCTGGAGAGTCTGTGCTATGGAGGGCTGTAGCGTGTGTGCTATGGAGGGCTGGAGAGTCTGCGATATTGAGGGCTGGAGAGTCTGTGCTATTGAGGGCTGGAGAGTCTGTGCTATTGAGGGCTGGAGAGTCTGCTATTGAGGGCTGGAGAGTCTGTGCTATTGAGGGCTGGAGAGTCTGTGCTATTGAGGGCTGGAGAGTCTGTACTATTGAACAGCTGACAAGCCCATCTGCCATTTACAAGCCTATGAACTTCTAACTGGGGTAAGAAGTTGTATAAAACGTACTTTCAAAACTGCACAATATACTACGAGACATTCTGATGAAAATGTGGTCTAGGCTGAGGCTCAAGGTTTGGTCTAGATTCTATCTAGACTATATCTAGACTGACTAGAAACATCCATTTCACATTGTGCAAGTAAGTAGTGAGACAAACATACAGCCTAAAATGTTAACGTTTCACAGATATGACGGGCTACTGGTAACACATAACAACATGATCTTGTGTGTAGTGTTCAGAGGTTCCTAAAATGGCAGGCCGTTCTGTTGGGTTGCCAGGCAGTGCCATTCCGTGGGAGGAGTGTCACAACAGATGGTGCTTTCTGACTACCTGCAGTACTCCTCACATTCCTCAGAGTCCTCTCAGATGGCTCGCTAAGTAAACCATTAGTGtagactggtctcagatctgtttgtgctgtattacCAGATGGTAAAACTGATTGttgcctggtcctagatctgtttgtgctgtattgcCAACTCCTATGCCAACTCCTGTGGTCACTATTGTGCAATAGAAGTTAGCtatacaacacaaacagatctaggaccaggcaaCAATTCGTTTTACAATCAGgtaatacagcacaaacagatctgagaccagcaCAAACATATCTGTGGCCAGGCTAATATCAATGCTCAGTACTCCAGAACCAAGGCAGTTTTACTACAGTTTAGTTGGTGGCCCTCTACTGATaggtttcaagtttcaagttttaatgtcacatgcacatgtaccgtgaaatgcctttcttgcaatgCAACGCAGTAATCaatagtagcctagtggttagagcattgggccagtaaccgtaaaggttgcaagttcgaatccctgagctgacaaggtacagctctgtcgttctgcccctgaacaaggcatttaacccactgttcctaggctgtcattgaaaataagaacttgttcttaactgacttgcctagttaaataaaggttaaaaaaattaaaaaaacagacTTGTTCAACAAAGTCTGATATGAAGCTGTGACCTAAATACCATACGTGGGTTTAAACTCCCCCAAAGGATACCCCCATATTCTAAGGGCAAGAAGCCAGCGAATGCAAGACAGTCAGTCGTCACAAACTTGTCTTCGGCACCAACCGACAGTGAAACATAAAGCCAGCTTGACACTCATTTGAAAAAGAATGGCTAATGTCATTTTCTGCTTAAAAAAACACTTAATTAGCCCTCACTGTCACTGGAAATTCATTTTAGGTCCGTCTGCTTTTCTTCATGCTTCACACGACTGTCACAGGAGACACTCTGTCATCGTGGCCTGTCACTGGCGCTCTGCAGATGAGTGGGGTGCTGAACTTATAACAGGGGGAGGGTTTCATTGTACTAGCAGTATAAATGTGCTACTTGACAGAGCAGTCAGGAAATACATTATTTGCTTGTTCTTCTGGGTGATAGGACACCGACACCAACATTAAACTTCCATTACCTCTTCTGATTTGAAACCATGTGAACGGGAAGATTGACAAAATCCGTACGCGCGTAGTCAGGTACAAGTTTGTCTCACCACAGTTATCTTCGTCATATTGTCATTCTTTCTAACTATACACTGGGGTCAATACCACTATGGCAATAAATAGGTATTGCAAGAGTACATAAAGTACAAAGCTAAGAATAGACAGTGTTATCCAGAACACTCATATTTACAAATCATATGATTGGCTGCATTGAAACAAAATGTACATATCAGCACTACTGTATGTAAGTCTAGACACCCGGCTAATGCAAGGTGTGGTACATGTATACGCCAACCTCTTATCCCCACTTAGTTATGAGCTCGGTCATATTTATATCCATGAAACCATTTGACACCCCTGCTGACGCAAGGAAGGCTGACTGACTGCTGTGGTGTCAATTATGTGTTGCTTGCAGACCTATAGGTTTAAACACTATTTGGAATCGTTGAACCACCTTAACTGTTTGCTTTAGCCTTCCTGGAATGCAAGATAGGCAAGTTTTTTTGTAGTTTTGTGACTATTCTATTGTTTTCGTTGCGCCAGGCAAGATCAATCAAGCCCAGCTACAGTATTTGCaattatttcaaatactatttgaacccaggtctggttcctTGTCCGCTAGCTATCAGCGAGAAAGTGCTAAAACCTGTTTCAGAGCTTTGTCACTGCATGGGGATTAGCTAAAAAACTGTTCCAACAGACACACAAAGTTGTCTTCAGGCTTAGCTGAGGATACTAACACCATAAACATATTCCATTTTTGGATCTTAGAAAACAAGCCTGCAATCATTCAAGTAAGCAAGCCTTGGTTGTTTTACTTCCATCACGCTTCACTGATGAGTTGTTTTACAGCAGTGCTACTTCCAGTGTAAACTATGATGTGATGTTACTGGTCTACCTTCTcaggcagagtgtagactatTTAGACTGGGCAGGAAAGTTGCTGGAAGACGTGATAGCAACAGCAATCAACTGTTGCCTGCATTCCCCTGTGATTGTGATTCAGCAACAGTGTGTGCCTGCCCTTatttagtcagccagtcagtctagGCCTCCATTTCGTACTGACTACTGATactaggcctctctctctctctctctctctctctctctctctctctctctctctctctctctctctctcaaactcctCTGTGTAGTATGTATGAAAGATTAGTTAGTTCCCGTTCGTTTCCATTTCTTGAATCCAAGTGGCAAGCTCAGCCACTTCACTATTTTCAATGTAGGAATAATAGTGAAATAGTAGGGACTAGAACAATGATTTTGTATCGGTTTTGCTTTACTGGAGGTCACCGGTTAGAGGTTCCGGGGTATGGGACAATGTGCGGAATGTATGGAACAAATCAGGTTTGGCCTCTTTCATTGATGAAAACCTCTAGAGACCAGGCAGGTTAAGACCACCGTGGtgtccttcatccactaaccgtCTGTTTCCACAGTGAGCCCTCAAAAGGCTGCTGGCTGTTTCACATGTCTATGTATGGAGTCTTCATGGCTAGGCCTGTCTGAAGAAGAGGATGCAGCAAAACCGTAAAACAATACAACAGATGTTTGGCCCATAAATCTTGCAATACTGCTGGTATCAGTGGTCAAATATTTAGATTTCCATCTGCCTAGGAGCCAGGACAAGATCTGTAATTCATCAGCCAGAGCCtcgggatgcgtcccaaatggcaccctattccctatatagtgcactacccaatGGGCCCTGCACTATAAAggctatagggtgccatttggggcgcaaACTTACTGTTGTAAACACTGGGCTTATTTCAGGTGCTGTTGTGGCTTCCAGTAGGCATAAACACTGCTGCCTTCTATGGTGAGGCACGGAGGAAACCTGTGTCATCTTGACCGCCAGTGACTGTTTCTCTGTGTCGGTAGCCTGAGCTTGTGAGTAAGAGTGCAAATAAGGTCTGGGCCTACAGTACACAAAGAACAAAATCTAATTCTGATATGCTCGGTCAGATATCAAAGCTTGATTGTAAAGAAATGCCTCAGGGATTTCCCTCACTATCAGCAGAGTCTCAACCAACACCCTCTCTCAAAAGTGTATCAATCTAAACTGAAGTGCACTGCAGCTAGGTTCCCTTACGGTCAAGTATGCTAGCTCCTCTCAGATTAGTGGTGGCTCATAGTGGAAGGCGATAGAATtcagcaataaggcacgagggggtgtggtatatggccaatataccacgtttCAGCACTTTTCTTATGCACAaccattagccgtggtatactggccatatGACACaaaccccccgaggtgccttattgctattataaactgtaatcaaaacagtaaaacattttttgttgttgttgtcataccCATGGAATACAACAGTTTTCAGACATTTAGCATTCAggactcaaaccacccagtttttaTTAGAAActaacaccctcctctctccttctctccccccctcattaacaccctcctctctccttcccctcattaacaccctcctctctctccttcccctcattaacaccctcctctctctccttctctcacccccctcattaacaccctcctctctccttctctcacccctcattaacaccctcctctctctccttctctcacccccctcattaacaccctcctctctccttctctcaccccctcattaacaccctcctctctccttctctctccttcccctcattaacaccctcctctctcctcctcttctcctctcctctccttctctcctctcctcccctctcatcctttcctctcctccctacttTTACTGTCCATTTTACAACTGGAATTGAATAATTTGCTGTCACAATACCCAGTCACACACATGACGCAAACAGCAAAGGTAAGAGGGTTGTCAGGGAATCCAACAGAAAACTTTTTAGAGAAAGGCCCACATCACCATTATGCCAAGGGACTGCACAGTAAACTGAAACCATGGCATTGCCTCTTCCCCTTTTGAACTTAACAGTAATTTCTGATTGACATAGCTGACTTTGCTCTTCACCTGGATCCCCATACACTGCAGGAGGAGAATGGCTTTCATTTTCATTGTTTGAGGCACCGTGCTGTCAACGAACAGTGGTGTCAATAAACAGCCTTCTTCTACTGTACCAGGGTTCTCCTCTAAGCACATGAGAGTAGCAAGGGAAAATGGATGCAAGATTTCAAGCATGATCTCCGATCTAAGGCTAATTCAAACATGGCAGAGGCAGAACGACACTGCATGTTCAGCTACCAACTGTCTATGAAGCCTGGTAACTCCACATAGAGAAGTATTGTCTTCCTCTGTGTCCTCCATGGTCCCTATTGTGACCACAGCCAGAGAAGTCATGAGAGCAACACCTGCAACTGCTGATTCTGATCTGACTCAAGAGTTTCTTTATTTGTCAAGATCACCCTCTTCTGATCATTCAGCGCCAAACAGTAGCTCTCCTGTCCATGCACTGCTACGCAGAAATAAGCATCAGTGACTAAAACATTTAACATAGACATTGAAGCAGAGCCTTGATCTTCTTGGCAAATTGGTAAAGGGAATACTGGGAGAGGGGAGGTGAGGCATAGTGGGAGTTGTTTTAGAGAGAAATGTGGTGTACTTGAAGGATTTGTAATGTTTGTTTTAAAGAAGGTAAGTAATAGTTTATTCATAGGACATAAGTAATAAACAGTTATACCACAATGGGTTGAAATAGTGTGCTTGTTATTTTGGTGCTATTGAAGTGTTACTGAAAATGTGTCTGATCATAATCACCTAGTctatcaaaagtttggacacacctactcattcaagggtttttattaatttggactattttctacattgtagaataatagtgaagacatcaaaactatgaaatagcacatatggaatcatgtagtaaccaaaaaagtgttaaacaaatcaaaatacactttacacacacacacacacacacacacacacacacacacacacataaatatatatatatatatatatagctgtcTGTCTCAGTTATATTTGCAGTGTCTTGGACATCTGTCTTAGTCCTCCTTAGTTTGATCAAAATCCCTATATGGATCATGTGAATTGTGCAAGGACATAAATGGATGTACTTTTTATGGCATActcaaatataaaacacatttgcctgtttgatggccacatactgtatattggtgctgagaggacagaggaAGCAGGGTATCCTAACATTCCCTGTTCATTATCTCAAGTCCATTGCCGCCTAACCATCATTGACAGCAACCTCAAGTTGTACAAAGTACACTTTGCTTAATGACATGTTAATGTTTTAGGCTACTGTATTAAGATGTAGCACTGTCTAACGTAAAGGAATGCAACCTCTCTAAGTGGAACCCTCGACAATGACGTTTGCATTATGTTTACTGTTACTGTTGAGTGACAACAGGAACAGATCAGCAGTAGCTCCCAGAGTGATTTGGAGCCAATAGCCTAATGGTTTGGAGTGGAGCAAAGCTAGCTGAGCACAATACAAACAGATGTGTAGAGCGGATGTCTAACCAGGTGCATAGCAACACTGGCCCACATGTTGTCTTCATTGCATGATGTTTCTATATGTCATATTGATGCTAAATGTTGATCCTGCCTTCACTATATGTGCAtttgggaaaatctaaataattcTGTCTCTTTATTCAAAATGCGTAATATACACAGAGTTTGTAAAACACTaagaactctttccatgacatagacagaccaggtgaatccagatgaaagctatgatcccttattgatgtcacttgttaaatccacttcaatcagtgtagatgaaggggagaaaacaggttaaagaagtatttttaaccattgagacaattgagacatggattgtgtatgtgtgccattcagagtggacgggcaagacaaaatattgaaatgCCTTTGaatggagtatggtagtaggtgacaggttcaccggtttgtgtcaaagaactgcaacgctgctgggtttttcacacgtGTATcccatgtagctcagttggtagagcatggcgcttgcaacgcagggttgtgggtttgattcccacgggggacaagTATGAAAAAAGCATGAACATGTATGCAATCACTACTGTCACTTGCTCTGGATAAGATGCCCCaatgaactgaggctgttctgagggcctaagggggtgcaactcaatattaggaatgtcttcctaatgtttagtacactcagAGTATGTTTATTGTCTATACCTGGACGCAGCAATCTCTGCTTTCTGTTTGGCGATGGCAGAGGCACGCTTAGCTCCCTCCACACCGCGCTCCACCTTCTGCCTGATCTTGGTGCCCTTCAGTTGGATCACCCTCTTCTTCATGGCCTTCACCAGCATATTGTTCATATACTTTCCCTCCTCCTTGCCCCCCTCCGCAAAGGTAGTGCATCCATAGCCGTGTCGCTGGTTGTCCAACCACTCACCCTCATACTTCAGACCACTGGACCGTTCGCTTATTCCATAGCCCGAGCGCTTGTCGTTCTTCCACTCCCCCATGTAGACCTCTGTGGTGGTGGCATCGATGTCGGCCTCCACAGGGGGGAAATCATCCGGCCCGGCTAGGCTCTCGTCTCCCAGACTGATGGTGGAGTTGGCATCGCTGGCCACATCGCTGGCAGCAGAACTTAACGCAGATTCGCTCCTCGATCCCAGGAAGCTTAACTTGCTCCTCACGCTGGATAAGGACGTACGGGAGTCTGACTTCTTCAGTTTCCCCAGGAGAGACCCCCTTCGGAACAGGCCCTTCTTGGGTTTAACGGCATCCGGGTCCACCTGGAGGGTCAGGGCGAAGCCGCCCCGGGAGGGCCCCAGCTTGGTGGGCGTGGTGACCCGGGTCTCCTGGCCGGCGACGTTGGTGGTGGTGATGGCGGGGACATCCTGTTGGAGCAAGGTGCCGTTGCTGTGCTCGCTGcggagggaggtgagggaggtGCGGAGAGGGGAGCGAACCACCGCTGCCATACCGTAGGGCACGCTCTGACGGACTCCGTACCCGTGTCGCATACCGCCAGTAAACTGGCCCTGAAATGTGCCTGAAAAGATACAGAGGGCATTGATCGATATGTTAACATCTACAGAAATAGACAAGATATAGTCTAAACCGTCTTCACTAGCCTCACACGTCACACACAATTTCATTGAAGATGTGTGGGTTGGTTATTTATCATTATCATCACCCTTATGCCATTGCAAGGTAAATCAACAGTGTGAGATGAATGGTTTTGTTTTGAAAGTAGAATAAATTGCATTATTGAAATGTTGAGGTAACTTAGACTATGGGGAATCAATGCAGGTCAGAAACCATAACATGATAGAGAACATTGACACATATTTTTATACTTTGTCCTACACTATGAAGtacatcaacacagtaacatatGATTTGATAGGTGGGCATATGGTTTGCGTGAAAGACTACAGTGCAAGTTATTAATGTTATCCAAACTAATCATGGGTCTAGTCTGTCATGCAAAATCTGTGTCTGGATGCCATTGGCTGTAGCTATAGCTGGACCGTGAGTCCAAGAGGACACAGCAGTCTGCTGGGCTATTATTACTTCCTGACACATGGTGTCAGAATCtcccaatcaaccaatcaaatggGCCCAAGTCTGATGAGTCAGCTACTGAAGGGACCAGGGGCTTTAAACAGACAGCACCGCCACCAATATTATTGGTGTGATCTCTCAGCAGGTTCAAGTGTACAGTTACAGTATGAGAAGATAAAGCCCAGTCCTAGATCTCTACTGCATGTGCTTTTGCCAGCTCCTCTGCCTAAGCTACTGTTCATTCATTCAACATCAGTGTTGTTTCTCCTGTTAATGTTCCTCCACTCTCTCACCAGTTCTTTagggcatctcagagtaggagtgctgatctaggatccgtTTTATCAAGATTATATAGACAGGGGCGACCGATCAGCACCGGGCCCATGAGTTCTTGTGTGTGTGACAACAATGAAACTAGAACAGCTAAGACAGCTTAGTTTAGCATCCCACATCATAGGACACACTTTGTATTGACACACACCACTAATGTGCCTTCCACTGCCACTATACTTTGGCAAGAGGTCCTTAGCAATGGGCAAGATCCCAATGGACCATCTGGAGCAACACTTGGGTTCCTCTCCTTGGTCCGCTGCTGCAAGCTTTAGTCACTCATTCTCTCATAAAACACTGAAATGGGACATTAGGATTGTACTGGAAagcctactgtactgtagataatcACTCATATCCCTGATGCTACATCTTCAGCTGCACTTGAATATATCAACGCTACAGAGAATAAATACCACTCCTATGCAATTGCCTCTACCCGTCTTCAAACGTTAAATGTCAAGTAAGACAAATGTCAAGTGAGGCAAATGGATGTGCAGCAATGGTACAATATTATTAGGGGTGGAGATACTGATAATCTATTATTGAGAATAGAATTGTATTGGATTCCCCGTTTGTGTACCATGTCTCCTAGAGGTCTGAATCAAAGGTTTGATATCAGACCATTTCTTACCTGAATATGTTACTTTACTTTGATTTGTCTTGCCTTCCAGGTTACCCACTTGgtcattttgtaaatatatattatgTTCTGGAACCATAACATGCACCCATCTCATTGTTATTTAATTATTAGAGATATACAAATGTTTTTTGCACCAACCATGCGTCATGTCTGCAATGGTCATGTGAggtgaaatgtgtatattttgggATGTGAACACTCAGTGTGTTTGACCTGACGAAGATCCGTTTTGGATGGAAACGCTGTCAATAAAGCGGTGAATTGGGATCTTTAACAGTGTGCGGGCCTTCTTGTTCTATTCAATATTATTCCACATTACTGCATTGCTATTACATATGATAAATTCCAGATTCCcttacatacactaccggtcaaaagttttagaacacctactcattcaagggtttttcttatttttttactgttttctacattgtagaataatagtgaagacatcaaaactaggaaataacacatatggaatcacatagtaagcaatttttattttttatttattctttttttaccccctttttctccccaattttgtggtatccaattgttagtagttactgtcttgtctcatcgttacaactcccgcacggactcgggagaggcgaaagtcgagagccatgcgttctccgaaacacaacccaaccaagccgcactgcttcttaacacagcgcgcatccaacccggaagccagccgcaccaatgtgttggaggaaacaccgtacacctagcgacctggtcagcgtgcactgcgcccggcccgccacaggagtcaatagtgcgcgatgagacaaggatatccctgccggccaaaccctccctaacccggacaacgctaggcaaattgtgcgccgccccatgggcctcccgatcgcggccggctgcgacagagcccggaagcaattttttttaaacaaatattcttcaaatagccaccctttgccttgatgacagccttggcattctctcaaccagcttcacctggaaacattttccaacagtctagaatgagttcccacatatgctgagcacttgttggctgcttttccttcactctgcggtccgactcatcccaaaccatctcaatttggttgaggtcagcagattgtagaggccaggtcatctgatgcagcactccatcactctaattcttggtaaaatagcccttacacagcctggaggcgtgttgggtctttgtcctgttgaaaaacaaatgatagtcccactaagcccaaaccagatgggatggcgtatcgctgcagaatgctgtggtagccatgctggttaagtgtacctggaattctaaataaatcatagacagtgtcaccagcaaagtaccctcacaccataacacctcctcctccatgcttcacgatgggaaatacacatgcggaggtcatctgttcacccacaccgcatctcacaaagacacaatgGTTGGAACttaacatctcaaatttggactccagaccaaaggacacatttccaccggtctaatgtccattgttcttgtttcttggccaaagctagtctcttcttcttattggtgtccttaagtagtggtttctttgcagcaattcgaccatgaaggcctgattcacacagtctcctctgaacagttgatgttgcgatgtgtctgttacttgaactctttgaagcatttatttttgctgcaatttctgaggcttgtaactctaatgaacttatcctctgcagcagaggtaactctgggtcttcctttcctgcggcggtcctcatgagagccagtttcatcatagcgcttgatggtttttgcgactgcacagttcttgaaatgttccgtattgactgaccttcatgtcataaaGTCTCGATGGACTGTCCATTCTccttgtttatttgagctgttcttgccataatatggacttttgctcttttaacaaatagggatatcttctgtatacctaccttgtcacaacacaactgattggctcaaacgcattaagaaggaaagaaattccacaaatgaacttttaagaaggcacacctgttaatttaaatgcattccaggtgactacctcatgaagctggttgagagaatgccaagagtgtgcaaagctgtcatcaagacaaagggtggctatttgaagaatctgaaatataaaatatattttgatttgtttcacactttttttgttactacatgattccatgtgttatttcatagttttgatgtcttcactattattctacaatgtagaaaatagtcaaaataaagaaaaaccctggaatgagtaggtgttctaaaacgtttgaccggtagtgtatacttGATTTAATTAAATGCCATTATATGGCTGGTACATGGTTAAGTGTCAAGCCCACCTCCAAACactggacaacataatacaacaaaaaaacaatcaCATACCTCCATCAGCATATGTCTCTGTGCCATATCCATCTTGTAATCCGTTATTCCATGTTCCTTCATATTTTGCTCCACTACCCACACTCAGACGCAAGCCATATCTCCCCTTGAAGCCATGAGTCCATTCTCCCTTGTAAACCCACTGTCCCTTATTCTCAACTCCTAGACCGTGGCGCTTCCCTTGCGACCAGAAACCTTCATAGGTATTTCCGCTTGGCCAGGTGTACACTCCAACTACTTCAAACCCGTAATTCCAGGAGCCGGAGAACTCGCCCTGTCCTTTAGGTCCGGTGCAGATCCCATGCCCATGGGCTTTGCCACCTTCCCAACCACCACAATAAGCTCCGCCATCATCAAATTcaaaacgacctccactcatacCTTCCCTTCTGTGACTCCAAACAAAAATGTGGTTCAAAGGTAAAGTCAAATCAATGACAACAAATAAATCTTGGTCAAGATAAAATCTCTTCCTTCAGACTGCATCCACCTTCTCCTGTCATTAAAAACAATGTAGGATATCCTTGGTACTGTGCTTAgaattaatttgtatttttcgGTATTTTTCACGTAGCCTTCGCACGAGACACTGCAAATTTGATTTAGGCGCGCATTTTCTTATTCCCTCATGGATGACTTCTGTTGATCCCCGGTCGATTTTAGAGTCGTGAACTTAATGCAGCCTTTGTGCTGACTGAGTAAGATTTGTTACGGTTGTTCCCCCCGAGAGATACAACTTATA
Protein-coding regions in this window:
- the LOC139542291 gene encoding junctophilin-2-like; the protein is MSGGRFEFDDGGAYCGGWEGGKAHGHGICTGPKGQGEFSGSWNYGFEVVGVYTWPSGNTYEGFWSQGKRHGLGVENKGQWVYKGEWTHGFKGRYGLRLSVGSGAKYEGTWNNGLQDGYGTETYADGGTFQGQFTGGMRHGYGVRQSVPYGMAAVVRSPLRTSLTSLRSEHSNGTLLQQDVPAITTTNVAGQETRVTTPTKLGPSRGGFALTLQVDPDAVKPKKGLFRRGSLLGKLKKSDSRTSLSSVRSKLSFLGSRSESALSSAASDVASDANSTISLGDESLAGPDDFPPVEADIDATTTEVYMGEWKNDKRSGYGISERSSGLKYEGEWLDNQRHGYGCTTFAEGGKEEGKYMNNMLVKAMKKRVIQLKGTKIRQKVERGVEGAKRASAIAKQKAEIAASRTTHAKAKSDAADQASQASNQESSLARLVARELSPSFYQPGPEYMKKRALQEISDANENTGPIMHEPLLAGQSPTPAESPMLHDRPGSSPARTPSPSPAVTPPASRHSKQGNVSKEDPHLLGPAGWNGDKGNGSRGSSRPNSRTNSRPTTPAPAAAPPEERLATAPIPSSRASSRLSNKVEQGSDLEIKTLQKTASEAKVSEAAPSISTSVAYSEEEKEAPPPPPASKVSSKAAFTPEPKLSEPKQRTESVNERPVSTISESEPESSAQSVNKVSPKPSPSLRPLTKQEANPASKPATPAPTPVPKSAKPGPKVEPKAEAKLMKNMVKSPSEVTEVVEFEQGPNTIMITMVILLNIGLAILFVHVLS